Proteins from a single region of Gordonia hongkongensis:
- a CDS encoding transposase, translating into MLIDCPLTDEHWTYTDHLTPPIRTLAPSIRKREVQIYNAVTCQMSNARVEATNCHLRSLTKRSYGFHTPGALIAMANLTRGGACPELPHRN; encoded by the coding sequence ATGCTCATAGATTGTCCTCTCACTGATGAGCACTGGACTTACACGGACCATCTGACACCCCCGATTCGCACCTTGGCGCCGAGTATCCGTAAACGTGAGGTGCAAATCTACAACGCGGTCACGTGTCAGATGAGCAACGCTCGAGTCGAGGCGACGAACTGCCATCTGCGGTCATTGACGAAGCGGTCATACGGATTTCACACTCCCGGTGCTTTGATCGCGATGGCCAACCTCACCAGGGGCGGCGCATGCCCGGAACTCCCACATCGAAACTGA